A portion of the Deinococcus peraridilitoris DSM 19664 genome contains these proteins:
- a CDS encoding ABC transporter substrate-binding protein gives MRRFALALTVMLIGTAQAQGAATLVYGAGGEPVTLESGNVNDTNSVIVQNQIYDTLTRMKPGTVELAPGLASSWKANKALTEWTFVLRQGVKFHDGTAFNADAVIFNVNRWWDPGDTYGYRAQGKAWESWKLILGEAKGSGSLLSAVRKDSDSQVTFVLSRPVADFPAMISTNFFGFASPTAVKKAGEKYGTPGVGAVGTGPYIFESWTSGSQLTLKANPSYWGSKPKTSTLVFRFIKDPSARLNELKAGTVDFTCDLTPDALGAIRNDSNLSVVLRPSFNVGFLSLNSKHPILKNQKVRQAMALALNRKEMVSAFWGELGESDNSFIPPALGWANSKVVPAQPRFDPQAAKKLLAEAGYPNGFTLDLWYMPVSRPYFPTPKPTAEAIAADLSAIGIKANLKTEDWAAYLADRNKDPGFDMYMIGWSGQFGSPNNFYGPFYGEGGTADSKFDSAEIQQLLLKATGSASRAEQTRAYAKVHELTHEAAVRIPIVHSRPLCATRTYLKGWVPGPSNSEAFNTITVTGKK, from the coding sequence ATGCGTAGATTTGCCCTTGCACTGACCGTCATGCTGATCGGAACCGCCCAGGCCCAGGGGGCCGCAACCCTCGTCTACGGGGCCGGCGGTGAGCCTGTGACCCTCGAGTCGGGCAACGTGAACGACACCAACTCGGTGATCGTACAGAACCAGATTTACGACACCCTGACCAGGATGAAACCCGGCACGGTCGAGCTGGCGCCCGGCCTGGCGAGCAGCTGGAAAGCCAACAAAGCGCTGACCGAGTGGACCTTCGTGCTGCGTCAGGGCGTGAAGTTTCACGACGGAACCGCGTTCAACGCGGACGCGGTGATCTTCAACGTGAACCGCTGGTGGGACCCCGGTGACACTTACGGCTACCGCGCACAGGGCAAAGCCTGGGAATCCTGGAAGCTGATTCTCGGAGAAGCCAAAGGAAGCGGAAGCCTGCTGAGTGCCGTGCGCAAGGACAGCGACTCACAGGTGACCTTCGTGCTGAGCCGCCCGGTCGCGGACTTTCCGGCCATGATCAGCACGAACTTTTTCGGCTTTGCCAGCCCGACCGCCGTGAAGAAAGCCGGGGAAAAGTACGGCACCCCCGGCGTGGGCGCGGTTGGTACCGGACCTTACATCTTCGAGTCCTGGACCTCAGGTTCACAGCTGACCCTCAAGGCCAACCCCAGTTACTGGGGAAGTAAACCCAAGACCAGCACCCTGGTGTTCCGCTTTATCAAGGACCCCAGTGCGCGCCTCAACGAGCTCAAGGCCGGGACCGTCGATTTCACCTGCGACCTGACCCCGGACGCCCTTGGCGCCATTCGCAACGACAGCAACCTGTCGGTGGTGCTGCGGCCCTCCTTCAACGTCGGCTTTCTCAGCCTGAACAGCAAGCATCCCATCCTGAAAAACCAGAAGGTTCGTCAGGCCATGGCCCTGGCACTCAACAGAAAGGAAATGGTCAGCGCCTTCTGGGGTGAGCTGGGCGAATCGGACAACAGCTTTATTCCGCCCGCGCTGGGCTGGGCCAACAGCAAGGTAGTGCCCGCGCAACCCCGCTTCGATCCGCAGGCGGCCAAGAAGCTGCTGGCCGAAGCGGGATACCCCAACGGCTTCACGCTCGATTTGTGGTACATGCCCGTCTCGCGGCCCTACTTCCCCACCCCGAAACCCACCGCCGAGGCCATCGCGGCGGACCTCAGCGCCATCGGCATCAAGGCCAACCTCAAGACCGAGGACTGGGCCGCCTACCTGGCCGACCGCAACAAGGATCCGGGCTTTGACATGTACATGATCGGCTGGTCCGGGCAGTTCGGCAGCCCCAACAACTTCTACGGCCCGTTTTACGGTGAAGGTGGCACGGCAGACTCGAAGTTCGATTCCGCAGAAATTCAGCAGCTGCTGCTCAAGGCCACCGGGAGCGCCTCACGGGCCGAGCAGACGCGGGCCTACGCCAAGGTCCACGAACTCACCCACGAAGCGGCCGTGCGGATTCCCATCGTGCACAGCCGCCCGCTGTGCGCCACCCGCACCTACCTCAAAGGCTGGGTTCCCGGACCCAGCAACAGCGAGGCCTTCAACACCATCACCGTAACCGGCAAGAAATAA
- a CDS encoding acetamidase/formamidase family protein, whose product MTSPGCTIHDHHHGWDRSLPPALVVMPGETVEFEVLDASGGQLGAQATLDDLRALDFGLVNPVTGPVFVEGAEPGDALIVEILEFAPSGVGWTANIPGFGLLADEFHDPYLKVWSYSGDFAEFLPGIRVPVRPFPGTIGNAPAEAGQHSVVPPRRVGGNMDIRDLTAGTRLYLPVEVPGALFSVGDTHAAQGDGEVCGTAIESAMRVTLRFGVQKQANFQAPRFSTPGPVTRHIDAGGYDVTTGIGPDLFEASRDAVRSMIDHLGREYQLDPYDAYLLCSVAADLRISEIVDAPNWLVSFYLPRAIFQ is encoded by the coding sequence GTGACTTCGCCAGGATGCACCATTCACGATCACCATCACGGCTGGGACCGCTCGCTGCCGCCCGCGCTGGTCGTCATGCCGGGCGAAACGGTCGAGTTCGAGGTGCTCGACGCGAGTGGCGGTCAGCTCGGCGCGCAGGCCACTCTCGACGACCTGCGCGCGCTGGACTTCGGCCTGGTCAATCCCGTCACCGGCCCGGTTTTCGTGGAAGGGGCCGAACCAGGGGACGCGCTGATCGTGGAGATTCTGGAGTTCGCGCCCTCCGGGGTGGGCTGGACTGCCAACATTCCCGGCTTCGGGCTGCTGGCCGACGAATTTCACGATCCTTACCTGAAGGTCTGGTCGTATTCGGGCGACTTCGCCGAGTTTCTGCCGGGCATCCGCGTGCCGGTCCGTCCCTTTCCCGGCACCATCGGCAACGCCCCCGCCGAGGCGGGCCAGCACTCGGTGGTGCCACCCCGGCGTGTGGGGGGCAACATGGACATTCGCGACCTCACCGCCGGGACGCGCCTGTACCTGCCCGTCGAGGTGCCGGGGGCGCTCTTCAGCGTGGGCGACACCCACGCCGCTCAGGGCGACGGTGAGGTGTGCGGCACGGCGATCGAGTCGGCCATGCGTGTCACCCTGCGCTTCGGGGTGCAAAAGCAGGCCAACTTCCAGGCACCTCGTTTCAGCACGCCCGGTCCGGTCACGCGGCACATCGACGCCGGCGGGTATGACGTGACGACCGGCATCGGCCCGGACCTTTTTGAAGCTTCGCGCGACGCCGTACGCAGCATGATCGACCATCTGGGACGCGAGTACCAGCTCGATCCCTACGACGCCTACCTGCTGTGCAGCGTCGCGGCGGATTTGCGCATCAGCGAGATCGTCGACGCGCCCAACTGGCTGGTGAGCTTTTACCTGCCCAGAGCCATTTTTCAGTGA
- a CDS encoding MurR/RpiR family transcriptional regulator — MPNTLTDRQSLTALLHAQLPTLSGAQRQLALYLLHHAEQVPFMTTTELARAAGTSQSTVTRFALRLGFESYASLIKVLSAVVLHEIRSSAPAERFQQTAKTTRFSDLLEQERANLQGLIGVLDSADFKRSVQHLARAERIVVAGFAAAASIAEHASLYLARLQANTRCVTCLDAGLLTQLVHWTERDCALLFVAPRPTNDAQLFLQLLRRQGTRVILVADPSSLMAWAPVEERLIVPVTLGPTTAIPAAMLTLASMIVDGVALEHPERTVETLQAFEDVSAAAKLFLKDTTRGEAYWEEQMKTFGNADFPPAGTP, encoded by the coding sequence ATGCCGAACACCCTCACCGACCGCCAAAGCCTCACGGCGCTGCTTCACGCGCAGCTCCCCACGCTTTCCGGAGCCCAGCGTCAGCTGGCGCTGTACCTGCTTCATCACGCCGAGCAGGTTCCGTTCATGACCACCACCGAGCTCGCCCGCGCTGCTGGCACCAGCCAGTCGACGGTCACGCGTTTTGCACTGCGCCTGGGCTTCGAGAGCTACGCGAGCCTGATCAAGGTCCTCAGCGCGGTCGTGCTTCACGAAATTCGCAGCAGCGCCCCCGCAGAGCGCTTTCAGCAGACGGCCAAAACCACCCGCTTCTCGGACCTGCTCGAACAGGAGCGCGCGAACCTGCAGGGTCTGATCGGGGTCCTGGACTCGGCGGACTTCAAACGCAGCGTTCAGCACCTCGCCCGCGCCGAGCGCATCGTCGTCGCCGGTTTTGCGGCGGCCGCCTCAATTGCCGAGCACGCCAGTCTTTATTTGGCCCGGCTGCAAGCCAACACCCGCTGCGTCACCTGCCTTGACGCCGGCCTGCTGACCCAGCTGGTGCATTGGACCGAGCGCGACTGCGCGCTGCTCTTCGTGGCTCCGCGCCCGACCAACGACGCGCAATTGTTCTTGCAACTGCTTCGTCGGCAGGGAACGCGGGTCATCCTGGTTGCCGACCCTTCGAGCCTGATGGCCTGGGCCCCGGTCGAGGAACGGCTGATCGTGCCCGTCACGCTGGGCCCGACGACCGCCATTCCGGCAGCCATGCTGACGCTGGCCAGCATGATCGTCGACGGGGTGGCCCTCGAACACCCGGAACGAACCGTCGAAACCCTGCAGGCCTTTGAGGACGTGTCGGCCGCAGCAAAGTTGTTTCTCAAGGACACCACACGAGGAGAGGCGTACTGGGAAGAACAGATGAAAACCTTTGGCAACGCCGACTTTCCGCCGGCAGGGACGCCATGA
- a CDS encoding ABC transporter substrate-binding protein — MKRAPRITASVMILCLMALGQGAAQKTELRIESWRNDDLKIWRDTILPAFEKDHPNIDVVFTPSAPAEYNAVVETKLKGGTAGDIIACRPFDASLGLYNAKHLVALNDLKGLRNFSTVAKAAWSTDDGKTTFCVPTAAVIHGFLYNKAVFKELGLSEPKTEKEFLAAMEKVKANKKYAPIAMGSKDQWEAATMGYQNIGPTLWKGEQGRTGLLKGSAQYNKGGFLQAFQALERWRPYLPQGYQALAYPDVQNLFAQGRAAVYPAGSWDIATFRGMNPKLDLGAFPAYTFAAGQKCVISDHPDIGFGLNAASKNKDAAKVFLEWMAGPEFARLYANALPGFYPLANVAYKVNDPVAQEFLDWRKTCDKTFRSSYQLLSRNANPNNENDLWNATAQVLNGKMTPQQAGDFVQKNLASWYAPQKGK, encoded by the coding sequence ATGAAACGAGCACCCCGCATCACCGCGAGCGTCATGATTCTCTGCCTGATGGCCCTGGGACAGGGAGCGGCCCAGAAAACCGAGCTGCGCATCGAAAGCTGGCGCAACGACGATCTCAAGATCTGGCGTGACACCATTCTCCCGGCCTTCGAAAAGGATCACCCGAACATCGACGTGGTGTTCACGCCCAGCGCCCCGGCAGAATACAACGCGGTCGTGGAGACCAAGCTCAAGGGCGGCACGGCCGGAGACATCATCGCCTGCCGACCGTTCGACGCCAGCCTGGGGCTATACAACGCCAAGCACCTGGTCGCTCTGAATGACCTCAAGGGTCTTCGGAACTTCAGTACGGTCGCCAAAGCCGCCTGGAGCACCGACGACGGCAAGACGACCTTCTGCGTGCCCACGGCGGCGGTCATCCACGGCTTTCTGTACAACAAGGCGGTCTTCAAGGAACTCGGCCTGAGCGAACCCAAGACCGAAAAGGAATTCCTGGCTGCCATGGAAAAGGTCAAGGCCAACAAGAAGTACGCGCCGATTGCCATGGGCAGCAAGGACCAGTGGGAAGCGGCGACAATGGGCTACCAGAACATCGGGCCGACTTTGTGGAAGGGTGAACAGGGCCGCACCGGGCTGCTCAAGGGAAGCGCGCAGTACAACAAGGGAGGCTTTCTGCAGGCCTTTCAGGCGCTGGAGCGCTGGCGTCCCTACCTGCCGCAAGGCTACCAGGCGCTGGCCTACCCGGACGTGCAGAACCTCTTCGCGCAGGGCCGCGCGGCAGTTTACCCGGCCGGTTCGTGGGACATTGCGACCTTCCGCGGCATGAACCCCAAGCTGGACCTGGGGGCCTTTCCGGCCTACACCTTCGCAGCCGGGCAGAAGTGCGTCATCAGCGACCATCCCGACATCGGGTTCGGCCTGAACGCGGCCAGCAAGAACAAGGACGCCGCCAAGGTCTTTCTGGAGTGGATGGCGGGGCCCGAGTTCGCCAGACTCTACGCCAACGCCCTGCCAGGCTTTTATCCGCTGGCCAACGTCGCGTACAAAGTCAACGACCCCGTCGCCCAGGAGTTCCTCGACTGGCGCAAGACGTGCGACAAGACCTTCCGCTCGTCGTACCAGCTGCTGTCACGCAACGCCAACCCCAACAACGAAAACGATCTGTGGAACGCGACCGCACAGGTGCTGAACGGCAAGATGACTCCGCAGCAGGCCGGTGACTTCGTGCAGAAGAACCTCGCTTCCTGGTACGCTCCGCAGAAAGGCAAGTAA
- a CDS encoding carbohydrate ABC transporter permease, giving the protein MRKRFPVHIVVFLLPALAIYTLFMIYPLLNSLWLSLNNKSAAGDTVFVGLANYVRLFTAPEFAGTFWNALKNNVIFFAVHMVAQNPIGLLLAVLLTRRLIGTAIYRTVIFVPTVLSVVIVGFAWKLILNPAWGVAPSLLGSVGLESLFQPWLGLESTSLITLALISVWQNIGIPMMLFLAALLRIPEEFYEAARVDGASAWRIFWQIQLPLILPTLGIVSVLTFVGNFNAFDLIYATQGALAGPNFASDILGTFFYRTFFGFQLQPGDPFMGAAVAGVMLLVILIGVLAYLIGWQRRIQEVQF; this is encoded by the coding sequence ATGCGCAAACGCTTTCCGGTGCACATCGTCGTGTTTCTGCTGCCCGCCCTCGCCATCTACACGCTGTTCATGATCTACCCGCTGCTGAACTCGCTCTGGCTGTCGCTGAACAACAAAAGCGCGGCGGGTGACACGGTCTTTGTGGGCCTGGCGAACTACGTGCGGCTCTTCACGGCGCCGGAATTCGCCGGAACCTTCTGGAACGCCCTCAAGAACAACGTCATCTTCTTCGCGGTTCACATGGTCGCGCAAAACCCGATCGGTCTGCTGCTGGCCGTGCTGCTCACCCGCCGTCTCATTGGTACGGCGATCTACCGCACGGTGATTTTCGTGCCGACCGTGCTGTCGGTGGTGATCGTCGGCTTCGCCTGGAAGCTGATCCTGAATCCCGCGTGGGGCGTGGCGCCCAGCCTGCTGGGCAGCGTCGGCCTGGAAAGCCTGTTCCAGCCGTGGCTGGGGCTCGAGTCCACCTCGCTGATCACCCTCGCCCTGATCTCGGTGTGGCAGAACATCGGCATTCCGATGATGCTGTTTCTCGCGGCGCTGCTGCGCATTCCCGAGGAGTTCTACGAAGCGGCGCGCGTGGACGGTGCGAGCGCCTGGCGGATTTTCTGGCAGATTCAGCTGCCGCTGATCCTGCCCACCCTGGGCATCGTCTCGGTGCTGACCTTTGTCGGCAACTTCAACGCCTTCGATCTGATTTACGCCACGCAGGGCGCGCTGGCCGGACCGAATTTTGCCAGCGACATTCTGGGCACCTTTTTTTACCGCACCTTTTTCGGCTTTCAGCTGCAGCCCGGTGACCCGTTCATGGGCGCGGCCGTCGCAGGCGTGATGCTGCTGGTGATCCTGATCGGGGTGCTGGCGTACCTGATCGGCTGGCAGCGCCGGATTCAGGAAGTGCAGTTTTGA
- a CDS encoding carbohydrate ABC transporter permease — protein sequence MLRRRLWVSQLASHAFLLLYCALALFPIVLLIMNSFKNQLTIFGAPFALPTPETFTLEGYRTLAEGANFGRYVLNSVIVTVTSLGLILISGAMAAFALSEYRFRLNTFLGLYLALGIMVPIRLGTVGILNLAVELHLVNTLWALILVYTAQGLPLAVFVLTSFMRQLPRDLKEAARLDGASEYRVFSLILPLIRPALGAVMAISLIPVWNDLWFPLILAPGESTKTIVLGASVFLGQFVNDYNAVLAALSIAIVPAVVLYVLFSRQLVRGLTEGAIK from the coding sequence ATGCTGAGACGCCGGTTGTGGGTGTCCCAGCTGGCGAGCCATGCGTTTTTGCTGCTGTACTGCGCGCTGGCGCTGTTTCCGATTGTGCTGCTGATCATGAATTCCTTCAAGAATCAGCTCACGATCTTCGGGGCGCCTTTTGCCCTGCCGACGCCGGAAACCTTCACGCTGGAAGGCTACCGAACCCTCGCCGAGGGAGCCAATTTCGGTCGTTACGTGCTGAACAGCGTGATCGTGACGGTCACGAGCCTCGGCCTGATTCTGATCAGCGGCGCGATGGCGGCCTTCGCTCTCTCGGAATACCGCTTCCGGCTCAACACCTTTCTGGGGCTCTACCTCGCACTGGGCATCATGGTGCCGATCCGGCTGGGCACGGTGGGCATTCTCAACCTGGCGGTCGAGCTGCATCTCGTCAATACCCTGTGGGCGCTGATCCTGGTGTACACCGCGCAAGGCCTGCCGCTGGCGGTGTTCGTGCTGACGTCCTTTATGCGCCAGCTGCCGCGCGACCTGAAAGAAGCGGCAAGGCTCGACGGGGCCAGCGAATACCGGGTGTTCTCGCTGATCCTGCCCTTGATCCGCCCCGCGTTGGGCGCAGTGATGGCGATCTCACTCATTCCCGTGTGGAACGACCTGTGGTTTCCGCTGATTCTCGCGCCGGGAGAAAGCACCAAGACCATCGTGCTGGGCGCCAGCGTCTTTCTGGGGCAGTTCGTGAACGACTACAACGCCGTGCTGGCCGCCCTGTCCATCGCGATCGTGCCGGCCGTCGTGCTGTACGTGCTGTTTTCCCGGCAGCTGGTGCGCGGACTCACCGAAGGAGCCATCAAATGA
- a CDS encoding Gfo/Idh/MocA family protein, with protein MRVGIVGAGAMGQVHLRSWSAQGAQVCLHDRNLERAREIAAPYGGAVHATLEGLLGDADVVDVCLPTFLHRQLVEQAARAGCHVVCEKPLALSVEDGEAMVKACEDAGVRLFVAMVVRFFPQYRQAWQTVQRGELGPLNVVRLRRVSYPPHGGASWYADEARSGGMLLDLMLHDIDYALWLAGDAQRVYARLNQTGARQYAQVVLTHATGAASLIEGGWAYPDGLFRTALDISGEHGLIEWSSDAPAPVRRYQAARGRAVSDVALPDHAPGQDPYTTQLQHFKTALEHGLPFDVTPQEVLRSLRAALAARESSRTGRAVSLGDSA; from the coding sequence ATGCGCGTCGGCATCGTAGGCGCGGGCGCCATGGGTCAGGTGCACCTGCGCAGCTGGTCTGCGCAGGGTGCTCAGGTCTGCCTGCACGACCGGAACCTGGAACGCGCCCGGGAAATCGCCGCACCTTACGGGGGCGCCGTCCACGCGACGCTGGAGGGTCTGCTGGGTGACGCGGACGTGGTGGATGTGTGCCTGCCGACCTTTCTGCACCGCCAGCTGGTCGAGCAGGCCGCCCGGGCAGGCTGCCACGTCGTGTGCGAGAAACCTCTGGCGCTCAGCGTCGAGGATGGCGAGGCGATGGTGAAGGCCTGCGAAGACGCCGGGGTGCGCCTGTTCGTCGCGATGGTCGTGCGCTTCTTTCCGCAGTACCGACAAGCCTGGCAGACGGTGCAGCGAGGTGAGCTGGGCCCCCTCAACGTGGTGCGGCTCAGGCGGGTGTCTTATCCCCCGCACGGTGGCGCGTCATGGTACGCCGACGAGGCGCGCTCGGGCGGAATGCTGCTCGACCTGATGCTGCACGACATCGACTACGCCCTGTGGCTGGCCGGAGACGCGCAGCGCGTGTATGCGCGTCTCAACCAGACCGGAGCACGCCAGTACGCGCAGGTGGTCCTGACGCACGCCACGGGTGCGGCCAGCCTGATCGAAGGCGGCTGGGCTTACCCTGACGGGCTGTTTCGTACGGCGCTGGACATCTCCGGCGAACACGGCCTGATCGAATGGAGCTCGGACGCGCCGGCGCCGGTACGCCGGTATCAGGCGGCCCGCGGGCGCGCCGTGAGCGACGTGGCCCTGCCCGATCACGCGCCCGGGCAGGATCCGTACACCACGCAACTTCAGCACTTCAAAACGGCGCTGGAACACGGATTGCCCTTTGATGTCACTCCGCAGGAAGTGCTCCGTTCGCTGCGGGCCGCGCTGGCGGCCCGGGAGTCAAGCCGGACGGGGCGGGCCGTCAGCCTGGGGGACAGCGCATGA
- a CDS encoding Gfo/Idh/MocA family protein, with product MRIGFLGFSHVHAEGYLALLRAMPGVEVVGFSEDGPQARDDETRTGLKHYPSAHVLLGEGLNGAIVCSETSLHRVLVEQAAAAGTPVLCEKPIATTLEDALAMKRACDSRGVLFMTAFPMRFDSASLELRHAVQSGELGEILGVNGVNHSENPAAHRAWFADPLLAGGGAVMDHVVHLVDLLRWVLKSEVVEVYAQVQRSPSSAVDTAGLLLITLGNGVQASIDCSWSRPADYPRWGHLKLDIVAEHGLLVVDTFAQYLTVYASGAARSPEWRGFGADPNEAMLHSFLQALERGAEPAVSWYDGYQALRVALAAYESSQLGQPVRLDSAGPGIVAGNSR from the coding sequence ATGAGAATCGGTTTTCTGGGGTTCAGCCATGTTCACGCCGAGGGGTACCTGGCGCTGCTGCGCGCGATGCCGGGCGTAGAGGTCGTGGGTTTCAGCGAGGACGGGCCGCAGGCCAGGGATGACGAAACGCGCACCGGCCTGAAGCATTACCCCAGCGCCCACGTCCTGCTGGGCGAAGGCCTGAACGGCGCCATCGTCTGCTCGGAAACCTCGCTGCACCGCGTGCTGGTCGAGCAGGCGGCTGCGGCGGGCACGCCGGTGCTGTGCGAAAAGCCGATTGCCACCACCCTCGAGGACGCCCTGGCGATGAAACGCGCCTGCGACTCCCGGGGGGTGCTGTTCATGACCGCCTTTCCGATGCGCTTCGATTCGGCCAGCCTGGAACTGCGGCACGCCGTTCAGTCCGGGGAACTGGGCGAGATTCTGGGCGTGAATGGGGTCAACCACAGCGAGAACCCCGCCGCTCACCGCGCCTGGTTCGCCGATCCCCTTCTTGCCGGAGGCGGGGCCGTGATGGACCACGTGGTGCATCTGGTGGATCTGCTGCGCTGGGTCCTGAAAAGCGAAGTGGTCGAGGTGTACGCGCAGGTGCAGCGTTCTCCCTCGTCGGCGGTCGATACGGCCGGGCTGCTGCTCATCACGCTGGGAAACGGCGTGCAGGCCAGCATCGACTGCAGCTGGAGCCGCCCTGCCGATTACCCGCGCTGGGGGCATCTGAAGCTCGACATCGTGGCCGAGCATGGCTTGCTGGTGGTTGACACCTTCGCGCAATACCTGACGGTCTATGCCTCCGGTGCGGCGCGTTCACCAGAGTGGCGCGGTTTTGGCGCCGATCCCAACGAAGCCATGCTGCATTCCTTTCTGCAGGCGCTGGAGCGTGGAGCTGAGCCGGCGGTGTCGTGGTACGACGGCTACCAGGCGTTGCGCGTCGCCCTGGCCGCTTACGAATCAAGCCAGCTAGGGCAACCGGTCCGGCTCGACTCGGCAGGCCCTGGAATTGTTGCAGGAAACTCGCGCTGA
- a CDS encoding DMT family transporter has product MSHPLTLSTALLLVVPPLLWASNAIVGRLVIDLVPPITLNFLRWTIALFILLPFASSIYRRGSGLLTHWRRYAVLGLLGVGMYNALQYLALRTSSPINVTLVAASMPVWMLGVGSMFFGVHVTLRQVIGAVLSILGVLFVLSRGDWEGLLALRLVPGDLFMLLATVAWSVYSWLLTRGQDEAAIRATWATFLLAQVSFGVVWSGVFAAGEWAWSDVQITWNAPLALALLYVATFPSLVAFRAWGIGVQRVGPNVAAFFNNLTPLFAALMSLAVLGERAHLYHVTAFALIVGGIAVSARR; this is encoded by the coding sequence ATGAGCCATCCGCTGACCCTGTCCACTGCCCTGCTGCTTGTCGTGCCGCCCCTGCTATGGGCCAGCAACGCCATTGTCGGACGGCTGGTGATCGATCTGGTTCCGCCGATCACGCTCAACTTCCTGCGCTGGACGATTGCGCTGTTCATCCTGCTGCCCTTTGCCTCGTCGATCTATCGCCGGGGCAGCGGCCTGCTCACCCACTGGCGACGCTACGCGGTGCTCGGCCTGCTCGGGGTCGGCATGTACAACGCGCTGCAGTATCTGGCACTGCGGACGTCCAGCCCGATCAACGTCACACTGGTCGCCGCCAGCATGCCAGTCTGGATGCTTGGAGTCGGCTCGATGTTCTTCGGGGTGCACGTGACGCTCAGGCAGGTCATCGGCGCGGTCCTGTCGATTCTGGGCGTGCTGTTCGTGCTTTCCCGTGGAGACTGGGAAGGGCTGCTGGCGCTGCGCCTGGTGCCGGGGGACCTGTTCATGCTGCTGGCGACCGTCGCGTGGTCGGTGTACAGCTGGCTGCTCACGCGCGGGCAGGACGAGGCGGCCATCCGCGCGACCTGGGCCACCTTTCTGTTGGCCCAGGTCAGCTTCGGGGTAGTGTGGTCGGGCGTCTTCGCGGCCGGCGAGTGGGCATGGAGCGACGTGCAGATCACCTGGAACGCGCCGCTCGCCCTGGCCCTGCTGTACGTCGCGACCTTTCCCTCGCTGGTGGCTTTTCGCGCCTGGGGCATCGGCGTGCAGCGGGTCGGTCCGAACGTCGCAGCCTTCTTCAACAACCTCACGCCGCTGTTCGCCGCCCTGATGTCCCTGGCCGTGCTGGGCGAGCGAGCGCACCTTTACCATGTCACCGCGTTCGCGTTGATCGTCGGGGGAATCGCCGTGTCAGCACGGCGCTGA
- the modB gene encoding molybdate ABC transporter permease subunit: protein MDPPLREALLLTLNLAVVTSALLLVLGYPFALWLTRTQGWLSTLLRAVINLPLVLPPTVLGYYLLVSMGREGFVTQLTGVQLAFSYPGLLIGSLLYSLPFAVGPYVSAIEGLDKKYEEAARALALGTLQRLRFVVLPLTLSGVVTGTAMSFAHTLGEFGVVLLVGGNIPGETRTAAIYLFDLVQALEYERAGQLAFGLLVTSTLLLIAIQFLAKRLAVRT from the coding sequence GTGGACCCACCACTGCGTGAAGCGCTGCTGCTGACCCTCAACCTGGCCGTCGTCACGAGCGCCCTGCTGCTGGTGCTCGGCTACCCGTTCGCACTGTGGCTGACCCGCACGCAGGGCTGGCTCAGTACGCTGCTGCGCGCCGTCATCAATCTGCCGCTGGTACTGCCCCCGACCGTGCTGGGGTATTACCTGCTGGTCAGCATGGGCCGTGAGGGCTTTGTCACCCAGCTGACCGGCGTGCAGTTGGCCTTCAGCTACCCGGGACTGCTGATCGGGTCGCTGCTGTACAGCCTGCCTTTTGCCGTCGGTCCGTACGTCAGCGCCATCGAGGGCCTCGACAAAAAGTACGAGGAGGCCGCTCGAGCACTGGCGCTCGGCACCCTGCAGCGACTGCGCTTCGTCGTTTTGCCGCTTACCCTGTCCGGTGTCGTGACCGGAACGGCCATGAGCTTTGCCCACACCCTGGGAGAGTTCGGCGTGGTGCTGCTGGTGGGCGGCAATATTCCGGGCGAGACCCGCACTGCCGCCATCTACCTGTTCGACCTCGTCCAGGCCCTGGAATACGAGCGGGCGGGACAACTGGCGTTCGGGTTGCTGGTGACGTCCACCCTGCTCTTGATCGCGATTCAGTTTCTCGCCAAACGCCTTGCCGTTCGGACGTGA